From one Streptomyces sp. SCSIO 30461 genomic stretch:
- a CDS encoding vitamin K epoxide reductase family protein, producing MSSGEEKEGGVRGAFGAGRAFAWLLVVTGAAGLLASWVITIDKFKILEAKIAGTTFTPGCSLNPIVSCGSVMESDQASAFGFPNPMLGLVAYGIVICVGVSLLAGARFPRWYWLTFNAGTLFGVAFCTWLQYQSLYNINALCLWCCLAWVATIFMFWYLTAHNVRTGLLPAPAWIRNFLGEFTWVPPVLHTGVIGMLVLTRWWDFWTG from the coding sequence ATGTCCTCCGGCGAGGAGAAGGAGGGCGGGGTGCGCGGCGCGTTCGGGGCCGGTCGTGCGTTCGCCTGGCTCCTGGTGGTCACCGGCGCGGCGGGACTGCTCGCCTCCTGGGTCATCACGATCGACAAGTTCAAGATCCTCGAAGCCAAGATCGCGGGCACCACGTTCACGCCGGGCTGCAGCCTCAACCCGATCGTGTCCTGCGGCAGCGTCATGGAGAGCGACCAGGCCTCCGCCTTCGGTTTCCCCAACCCGATGCTCGGCCTCGTCGCGTACGGCATCGTGATCTGCGTGGGGGTGAGCCTGCTGGCCGGTGCGCGCTTCCCGCGCTGGTACTGGCTGACCTTCAACGCGGGCACGCTCTTCGGCGTCGCCTTCTGCACCTGGCTCCAGTACCAGTCGCTGTACAACATCAACGCCCTGTGCCTGTGGTGCTGCCTGGCCTGGGTCGCCACGATCTTCATGTTCTGGTACCTGACCGCGCACAACGTCAGGACCGGGCTGCTCCCGGCTCCGGCCTGGATCAGGAACTTCCTGGGCGAGTTCACCTGGGTGCCGCCGGTGCTGCACACCGGTGTCATCGGAATGCTGGTGCTGACCCGCTGGTGGGACTTCTGGACCGGCTGA
- the hisS gene encoding histidine--tRNA ligase, producing the protein MSTFQAPKGTYDLIPPDSAKYLAVREAIAAPLRASGYGYVETPGFENVELFARGVGESTDIVTKEMYAFETKGGDRLALRPEGTASVLRAALEANLHKTGNLPVKLWYSGSYYRYERPQKGRYRHFSQVGAEAIGAEDPALDAELIILADQAYRSLGLSDFRILLNSLGDKECRPVYRDALQDFLRGLDLDEDTRRRVDINPLRVLDDKRESVQKQLVGAPLLRDHLCDACKVYHEEVRELLTAAGVAFEDDEKLVRGLDYYTRTTFEFVHDGLGSQSAVGGGGRYDGLSEMIGGPALPSVGWALGVDRTVLALEAEGIELEIPASTSVFAVPLGDEARRVLFRVVTELRKSGVAADFSFGGKGLKGAMKNANRSGARYAIVAGERDLAEGLVQLKDMESGEQSALALDGVVAEIRARLS; encoded by the coding sequence GTGAGTACCTTCCAGGCTCCCAAGGGCACCTACGACCTGATTCCGCCGGACTCCGCGAAATACCTCGCGGTGCGAGAGGCGATCGCCGCGCCGCTGCGCGCCTCGGGCTATGGCTACGTCGAGACCCCCGGCTTCGAGAACGTCGAGCTCTTCGCGCGCGGTGTCGGTGAGTCCACCGACATCGTCACCAAGGAGATGTACGCCTTCGAGACCAAGGGCGGCGACAGGCTGGCCCTGCGTCCCGAGGGCACCGCGTCGGTGCTGCGCGCCGCGCTCGAGGCGAACCTCCACAAGACCGGCAACCTCCCGGTCAAGCTCTGGTACTCGGGCTCCTACTACCGCTACGAGCGCCCGCAGAAAGGCCGCTACAGGCACTTCTCGCAGGTCGGAGCCGAGGCGATCGGCGCTGAGGACCCGGCGCTCGACGCCGAGCTGATCATCCTGGCCGACCAGGCGTACCGCTCGCTCGGGCTCAGCGACTTCCGGATCCTGCTGAACTCGCTCGGCGACAAGGAGTGCCGCCCGGTCTACCGGGACGCCCTCCAGGACTTCCTGCGCGGGCTCGACCTGGACGAGGACACTCGCCGCCGTGTCGACATCAATCCGCTGCGGGTGCTCGACGACAAGCGCGAGTCGGTCCAGAAGCAGCTGGTCGGGGCGCCGCTGCTGCGTGACCACCTGTGCGACGCGTGCAAGGTGTACCACGAGGAGGTGCGCGAGCTGCTGACGGCCGCGGGTGTGGCCTTCGAGGACGACGAGAAGCTGGTGCGCGGTCTCGACTACTACACGCGTACGACCTTCGAGTTCGTGCACGACGGCCTGGGCTCGCAGTCGGCGGTGGGCGGCGGCGGCCGTTACGACGGACTGTCCGAGATGATCGGTGGCCCGGCGCTGCCGTCCGTGGGCTGGGCACTCGGCGTCGACCGTACGGTCCTGGCGCTTGAGGCGGAGGGCATCGAGCTCGAAATTCCCGCGTCCACCAGCGTGTTCGCCGTACCGCTCGGGGACGAGGCGCGCCGTGTGCTGTTCCGCGTGGTCACCGAACTGCGCAAGTCCGGTGTCGCGGCCGACTTCAGCTTCGGCGGCAAGGGACTCAAGGGCGCCATGAAGAACGCGAACCGCAGCGGCGCGCGCTACGCGATCGTCGCCGGTGAGCGGGATCTCGCCGAAGGCCTGGTCCAGCTCAAGGACATGGAGTCCGGCGAGCAGAGCGCGCTCGCGCTGGACGGCGTGGTGGCGGAGATCCGCGCGCGTCTGTCCTGA
- a CDS encoding MBL fold metallo-hydrolase, with amino-acid sequence MLIAGFPAGAWGTNCYLVAPAAGEECVIIDPGHQAAQGVEETLKKHRLKPVAVVLTHGHIDHVASVVPVCGAHDVPAWIHPDDRYMMSDPGKALGRSIGMPLMGELTVGEPDDVRELTDGATLKLAGLELTVRHAPGHTKGSVTFGSPEAADIPPVFFSGDLLFAGSIGRTDLPGGDMAEMLDSLARVCLPLDDSTVVLSGHGPQTTIGRERATNPYLREVAAGQGDGGTAAPRRGM; translated from the coding sequence GTGCTTATTGCCGGGTTCCCCGCAGGGGCCTGGGGGACCAATTGTTATCTGGTCGCCCCGGCCGCAGGCGAGGAGTGCGTGATCATCGACCCGGGCCACCAGGCCGCGCAGGGCGTCGAGGAAACGCTGAAGAAGCATCGGCTCAAGCCCGTCGCTGTCGTGCTCACCCATGGCCACATCGATCATGTCGCCTCCGTCGTCCCGGTGTGCGGAGCCCATGACGTACCGGCGTGGATCCATCCCGACGACAGGTACATGATGAGCGACCCGGGGAAGGCGCTCGGCCGCTCCATCGGGATGCCGCTGATGGGCGAGCTCACCGTGGGGGAGCCGGACGACGTGCGCGAGCTGACGGACGGCGCCACGCTGAAGCTGGCGGGTCTGGAACTGACCGTGAGGCATGCGCCCGGTCATACCAAGGGGTCGGTGACCTTCGGTTCGCCCGAGGCCGCGGACATCCCGCCGGTCTTCTTCTCGGGCGATCTGCTCTTCGCCGGCTCCATCGGACGCACCGACCTGCCCGGCGGTGACATGGCCGAGATGCTCGACTCGCTGGCCCGCGTGTGCCTGCCGCTCGACGACTCGACCGTGGTGCTGTCCGGCCACGGCCCCCAGACGACCATCGGCCGCGAGCGCGCCACCAACCCGTACCTGCGGGAAGTGGCCGCCGGCCAGGGAGACGGCGGCACCGCCGCTCCCCGACGAGGAATGTGA
- a CDS encoding DUF948 domain-containing protein, whose product MTGGEVAGILVAVFWAILVSFLAVVLVRLAQTLKATTKLVADVTEQAVPLLADASATVRSAQTQIDRVDAIASDVQEVTSNASALSGTVASTFGGPLVKVAAFGYGVRRALSRDRAGDPGSAERIRRTVVLGRTVPAARRGRQKG is encoded by the coding sequence GTGACCGGTGGAGAGGTTGCCGGGATCCTGGTGGCCGTCTTCTGGGCGATCCTGGTCTCCTTCCTCGCCGTGGTGCTGGTGAGGCTGGCCCAGACGCTCAAGGCGACCACCAAGCTGGTGGCGGACGTGACGGAACAGGCGGTGCCGCTGCTCGCGGACGCCTCGGCGACGGTGCGTTCCGCGCAGACCCAGATCGACCGGGTGGACGCCATCGCCTCCGACGTCCAGGAGGTCACCTCCAACGCATCGGCGCTGTCCGGCACCGTCGCCTCCACCTTCGGGGGCCCGTTGGTCAAGGTCGCGGCGTTCGGCTACGGGGTGCGCCGGGCGCTGAGCCGCGACAGGGCCGGGGACCCGGGCTCCGCGGAGCGGATCAGGCGCACCGTCGTCCTCGGGCGCACCGTTCCCGCCGCCCGGCGCGGCAGGCAGAAGGGCTGA
- the alaS gene encoding alanine--tRNA ligase, protein MESAEIRRRWLSFFEERGHTVVPSASLIADDPTLLLVNAGMVPFKPYFLGETKPPAPRATSVQKCVRTPDIEEVGKTTRHGTFFQMCGNFSFGDYFKEGAIKYAWELLTASVPDGGYGLDPEKLWITVYLDDDEAERIWREVVGVPAERIQRLGKKDNFWSMGVPGPCGPCSEINYDRGPEFGVEGGPAANDERYVEIWNLVFMQYERGEGSGKEDFEILGDLPSKNIDTGLGLERLAMILQGVRNMYETDTLRVVIDKATELTGVRYGAADASDVSLRVVADHLRTSVMLIGDGVTPGNEGRGYVLRRIMRRAIRNMRLLGATEPVVAALVDVVIKTMGQQYPELETDRKRIETVALAEEAAFLKALKGGTNILDTAVTETKSSGGTVLPGDKAFLLHDTWGFPIDLTLEMAAEQGLTVDEDGFRRLMKEQRERAKADAKAKKTGHADLSAYREVADTSGATEFTGYASTEGESTIVGLLVDGVPSPAASEGDEVEVVLDRTPFYAEGGGQLADQGRIRLDGGAVIEVRDVQQPVPGVSVHKGSVQVGEVTVGASAYAAIDVKRRRAIARAHSATHLTHQALRDALGPTAAQAGSENSPGRFRFDFGSPAAVPGAVLTDVEQKINEVLARELDVQAEVMSIDEAKKQGAIAEFGEKYGERVRVVTIGDFSKELCGGTHVHNTSQLGLVKLLGESSIGSGVRRIEALVGVDAYNFLAKEHTVVAQLQELVKGRSEELPEKVATMLGKLRDAEKEIEKFRAEKVLQAAAGLAQGAKDVRGTALVTGQVPDGTSADDLRKLVLDVRGRLQQLSGAGDRPAVVALFTTTGGRPLTVIATNESARERGLKAGDLVRTAAKTLGGGGGGKPDVAQGGGQNPDAIGEAIDAVERLVAESA, encoded by the coding sequence ATGGAGTCGGCTGAAATCCGCCGCCGCTGGCTGAGCTTCTTCGAGGAGCGCGGGCACACCGTCGTGCCTTCGGCGTCGCTCATCGCGGACGACCCGACTCTGCTGCTGGTCAACGCGGGCATGGTGCCCTTCAAGCCCTACTTCCTCGGCGAGACCAAGCCGCCCGCCCCGCGCGCCACCAGTGTGCAGAAGTGTGTGCGCACGCCCGATATCGAAGAGGTCGGCAAGACCACCCGCCACGGCACGTTCTTCCAGATGTGCGGCAACTTCTCCTTCGGCGACTACTTCAAGGAAGGCGCCATCAAGTACGCCTGGGAGCTGCTCACCGCTTCCGTGCCTGACGGCGGCTATGGGCTGGACCCGGAGAAGCTCTGGATCACCGTCTACCTGGACGACGACGAGGCCGAGCGCATCTGGCGCGAGGTGGTGGGCGTTCCCGCCGAGCGCATCCAGCGCCTCGGCAAGAAGGACAACTTCTGGTCCATGGGTGTCCCCGGCCCGTGCGGGCCGTGCTCGGAGATCAACTACGACCGGGGTCCGGAGTTCGGTGTCGAGGGCGGCCCGGCCGCCAACGACGAGCGCTATGTGGAGATCTGGAACCTGGTCTTCATGCAGTACGAGCGTGGCGAGGGCTCCGGCAAGGAGGACTTCGAGATCCTCGGTGACCTCCCGAGCAAGAACATCGACACCGGTCTCGGCCTCGAACGCCTCGCCATGATCCTGCAGGGCGTGCGGAACATGTACGAGACCGACACCCTGCGCGTCGTGATCGACAAGGCCACCGAGCTCACCGGTGTCCGCTACGGTGCCGCCGACGCCAGCGACGTCTCGCTGCGCGTGGTCGCCGACCACCTCCGTACGTCCGTGATGCTGATCGGCGACGGTGTCACCCCCGGCAACGAGGGCCGCGGTTACGTCCTGCGCCGCATCATGCGCCGAGCCATCCGCAACATGCGCCTCCTCGGTGCCACCGAGCCGGTGGTCGCCGCTCTGGTCGACGTGGTCATCAAGACCATGGGCCAGCAGTACCCGGAGCTGGAGACCGACCGCAAGCGCATCGAGACCGTCGCGCTCGCCGAAGAGGCCGCCTTCCTGAAGGCCCTCAAGGGCGGCACGAACATCCTCGACACCGCCGTCACCGAGACCAAGTCGTCAGGCGGCACCGTGCTCCCCGGCGACAAGGCCTTCCTGCTCCACGACACCTGGGGCTTCCCGATCGACCTCACCCTGGAGATGGCCGCCGAGCAGGGCCTGACCGTGGACGAGGACGGCTTCCGCCGCCTGATGAAGGAGCAGCGGGAGCGCGCCAAGGCCGACGCCAAGGCCAAGAAGACCGGCCACGCCGATCTGTCGGCCTACCGCGAGGTCGCCGACACCTCCGGTGCCACCGAGTTCACCGGCTATGCCAGCACCGAGGGAGAGTCGACCATCGTCGGCCTGCTGGTCGACGGTGTGCCCTCGCCCGCCGCCTCCGAGGGCGACGAGGTCGAGGTCGTCCTCGACCGCACCCCGTTCTACGCCGAGGGCGGCGGCCAGCTCGCCGACCAGGGCCGGATCCGGCTCGACGGCGGCGCCGTCATCGAGGTCCGCGATGTGCAGCAGCCGGTCCCGGGCGTCTCCGTACACAAGGGCTCGGTGCAGGTCGGCGAGGTGACCGTGGGTGCTTCGGCCTACGCCGCCATCGACGTCAAGCGCCGCCGCGCCATCGCTCGCGCCCACAGCGCCACCCACCTCACCCACCAGGCGCTGCGTGACGCCCTCGGCCCCACGGCCGCCCAGGCCGGTTCCGAGAACTCGCCGGGCCGCTTCCGCTTCGACTTCGGCTCGCCGGCCGCCGTGCCCGGCGCGGTCCTGACCGATGTCGAGCAGAAGATCAACGAGGTCCTCGCCCGTGAACTCGACGTCCAGGCCGAGGTCATGAGCATCGACGAGGCCAAGAAGCAGGGCGCCATCGCCGAGTTCGGCGAGAAGTACGGAGAGCGGGTCCGGGTCGTCACCATCGGAGACTTCTCCAAGGAGCTCTGCGGTGGTACGCACGTCCACAACACCTCCCAGCTCGGCCTGGTGAAGCTGCTCGGGGAGTCGTCGATCGGCAGCGGTGTGCGCCGTATCGAGGCTCTCGTCGGCGTGGACGCCTACAACTTCCTGGCCAAGGAGCACACGGTCGTCGCCCAGCTCCAGGAGCTGGTCAAGGGCCGCTCCGAGGAACTGCCGGAAAAGGTCGCCACCATGCTCGGCAAGCTGCGGGACGCCGAGAAGGAGATCGAGAAGTTCCGCGCCGAGAAGGTGCTCCAAGCCGCCGCCGGGCTCGCCCAGGGCGCCAAGGACGTGCGGGGCACCGCCCTGGTCACCGGGCAGGTCCCGGACGGCACTTCCGCCGACGACCTGCGCAAGCTGGTCCTTGATGTCCGCGGCC
- a CDS encoding DUF349 domain-containing protein has translation MSSDPWGRVDETGTVYVRTSDGEQVVGSWQAGTPEEALAYFERKYEGLVVEIGLLEKRVKTTDLSAKDATTAIEHIRQQVDEHHVVGDLDALRKRLDALAATVETRREERKAQKAKQTDEARHAKEALVAEAEELAQSEQWRAAGERLRALVDKWKGLPRLDRKSDDELWHRFSHARSAFSKRRKAHFAALDAQREQARQTKERLVAEAESLSGSTDWGATAARYRELMADWKAAGRAQREHEDDLWNRFRGAQDVFFAARSGVFAERDAEQTENLKLKEELAAEAEKLMPVTDLKAARAAFRSINERWEAIGHVPRDARPKVEGRMHTVERAIQEAEEAEWRRTNPEARARAEGLTGQLQSAVDKLRAQVDTARAAGNNAKADKLAKELEGRQALLDQALKGLQEFGG, from the coding sequence GTGAGCAGCGACCCGTGGGGCCGCGTCGACGAGACGGGCACCGTGTACGTGCGGACTTCCGATGGCGAGCAGGTCGTCGGATCGTGGCAGGCCGGGACTCCCGAGGAGGCACTGGCTTACTTCGAGCGCAAGTACGAGGGCTTGGTTGTCGAGATCGGCCTCCTCGAGAAGCGGGTGAAGACCACCGATCTGTCCGCGAAGGACGCGACGACGGCGATCGAGCACATCCGCCAGCAGGTCGACGAGCATCATGTCGTCGGGGACCTCGACGCCTTGCGCAAGCGGCTGGACGCGCTGGCCGCCACGGTCGAGACGCGCCGTGAGGAGCGCAAGGCACAGAAGGCCAAGCAGACCGACGAGGCCAGGCACGCCAAGGAGGCACTGGTCGCGGAGGCCGAGGAGCTGGCACAGAGCGAGCAGTGGCGGGCGGCCGGTGAGCGGCTGCGCGCACTCGTGGACAAGTGGAAGGGCCTGCCCCGGCTCGACCGCAAGTCCGACGACGAGCTGTGGCACCGCTTCTCGCATGCGCGCTCGGCATTCTCCAAGCGCCGCAAGGCGCACTTCGCGGCGCTGGACGCGCAGCGGGAGCAGGCCAGGCAGACGAAGGAGCGACTGGTCGCGGAGGCCGAGTCGTTGTCCGGCTCGACTGACTGGGGTGCCACCGCCGCGCGCTACCGCGAACTGATGGCGGACTGGAAGGCGGCGGGGCGCGCCCAGCGGGAGCACGAGGACGATCTGTGGAACCGCTTCCGCGGTGCGCAGGACGTCTTCTTCGCCGCGCGCAGCGGGGTCTTCGCCGAGCGTGACGCGGAGCAGACCGAGAATCTGAAGCTCAAGGAAGAGCTGGCAGCCGAGGCCGAGAAGCTCATGCCGGTGACGGACCTGAAGGCCGCCCGCGCCGCCTTCCGTTCCATCAACGAGCGCTGGGAGGCCATCGGCCACGTCCCGCGTGACGCCCGCCCGAAGGTGGAGGGCCGGATGCACACCGTGGAGCGTGCGATCCAGGAGGCCGAGGAGGCCGAGTGGCGCCGCACCAACCCCGAGGCGCGCGCCCGCGCCGAGGGGCTGACCGGTCAGCTCCAGTCGGCGGTCGACAAGCTGCGTGCCCAGGTCGACACCGCGCGTGCGGCGGGCAACAACGCGAAGGCAGACAAGCTGGCGAAGGAGCTCGAAGGACGGCAGGCGCTGCTGGACCAGGCGCTGAAGGGCCTTCAGGAGTTCGGCGGCTGA
- the rpsD gene encoding 30S ribosomal protein S4 has translation MNQSRPKVKKSRALGIALTPKAVKYFEARPYPPGEHGRGRKQNSDYKVRLLEKQRLRAQYDVSERQLVRAYERASKVQGKTGEALIIELERRLDALVLRSGIARTIYQARQMVVHGHIEVNGGKVDKPSFRVRPDDVVTVRERSRAKHPFQVAREGGYAPDGETPRYLQVNLKALAFRLDREPNRKEIPVICDEQLVVEYYAR, from the coding sequence GTGAACCAGTCGCGACCCAAGGTCAAGAAGTCGCGTGCACTCGGCATCGCCCTGACGCCGAAGGCCGTCAAGTACTTCGAGGCTCGCCCCTACCCGCCGGGTGAGCACGGCCGTGGCCGCAAGCAGAACTCGGACTACAAGGTCCGTCTGCTCGAGAAGCAGCGTCTCCGCGCTCAGTACGACGTCTCCGAGCGTCAGCTGGTCCGCGCCTACGAGCGCGCCAGCAAGGTCCAGGGCAAGACCGGTGAGGCCCTCATCATCGAACTCGAGCGCCGTCTCGACGCGCTGGTGCTGCGCTCCGGTATCGCCCGTACGATCTACCAGGCCCGTCAGATGGTCGTCCACGGCCACATCGAGGTGAACGGCGGCAAGGTCGACAAGCCGTCCTTCCGTGTTCGCCCCGACGACGTTGTGACGGTCCGCGAGCGCTCGCGCGCCAAGCACCCGTTCCAGGTCGCCCGTGAGGGTGGTTACGCCCCCGACGGCGAGACCCCCCGCTACCTTCAGGTGAACCTGAAGGCGCTGGCGTTCCGCCTGGACCGGGAGCCGAACCGCAAGGAGATCCCGGTGATCTGCGACGAGCAGCTCGTCGTCGAGTACTACGCCCGCTGA
- a CDS encoding replication-associated recombination protein A: MEPDLFTAAADERQEKDPSASPLAVRMRPRTLDEVVGQQHLLKPGSPLRRLVGEGGTGPAGVSSVILWGPPGTGKTTLAYVVSKATNKRFVELSAITAGVKEVRAVIDGARRAAGGFGKETVLFLDEIHRFSKAQQDSLLPAVENRWVTLIAATTENPYFSVISPLLSRSLLLTLEPLTDADLSALLRRALAEERGLGGALTLPDDAQAHLLRIAGGDARRALTALEAAAGAAIAKGDQEILLSTVEETVDRAAVKYDRDGDQHYDVASALIKSIRGSDVDAALHYLARMIEAGEDPRFIARRLMISASEDIGLADPTALPTAVAAAQAVAMIGFPEAALTLSHATIALALAPKSNAATTAIGAALADVRAGLAAPVPAHLRDGHYKGAAKLGHAQGYVYPHDVRGAIAAQQYAPDAVHGKRYYEPTRYGAEARYADVVEKVRERLRGEQQTE, from the coding sequence GTGGAGCCCGACCTCTTTACCGCAGCCGCCGACGAGCGCCAGGAGAAGGACCCGTCCGCCAGCCCCCTGGCCGTACGGATGCGTCCGCGCACCCTGGACGAAGTCGTGGGCCAGCAGCATCTGCTGAAGCCCGGGTCACCGCTGCGGCGGCTGGTCGGCGAAGGCGGCACAGGTCCCGCGGGTGTCTCGTCGGTGATCCTCTGGGGACCGCCGGGCACCGGCAAGACGACCCTCGCGTATGTGGTCTCCAAGGCGACCAACAAGCGCTTCGTCGAACTCTCGGCGATCACCGCGGGGGTCAAGGAGGTCCGGGCGGTCATCGACGGCGCCCGCCGGGCCGCCGGAGGCTTCGGCAAGGAGACGGTGCTCTTCCTGGACGAGATCCACCGCTTCAGCAAGGCCCAGCAGGACTCCCTGCTGCCGGCCGTCGAGAACCGCTGGGTCACCCTCATCGCCGCGACCACCGAGAATCCGTACTTCTCGGTGATCTCCCCGTTGCTCTCCCGTTCGCTGCTCCTCACGCTGGAGCCGCTCACCGACGCCGATCTGAGCGCCCTGCTGCGCCGCGCGCTCGCGGAGGAGCGGGGACTCGGCGGAGCGTTGACGCTCCCCGACGACGCCCAGGCGCATCTGCTGCGGATTGCGGGGGGTGACGCGAGACGGGCGCTCACCGCACTGGAAGCCGCGGCGGGCGCGGCGATCGCCAAGGGCGATCAGGAGATCCTGCTGAGCACCGTGGAGGAGACCGTCGACCGTGCCGCGGTCAAGTACGACCGCGACGGCGACCAGCACTACGACGTCGCGAGCGCGCTGATCAAGTCCATCCGCGGATCCGATGTCGATGCGGCGCTGCACTATCTGGCGCGGATGATCGAGGCGGGGGAGGATCCGCGGTTCATCGCCCGCCGACTGATGATCTCGGCGAGCGAGGACATCGGCCTCGCCGACCCGACGGCCCTGCCGACGGCGGTCGCCGCGGCCCAAGCCGTGGCCATGATCGGCTTCCCCGAAGCGGCGCTCACCCTCAGCCACGCCACGATCGCCCTGGCGCTCGCCCCGAAGTCCAACGCGGCGACGACCGCGATAGGAGCCGCGCTCGCCGACGTGCGTGCCGGGCTCGCCGCTCCCGTCCCGGCTCATCTGCGGGACGGCCACTACAAGGGCGCGGCGAAGCTGGGCCATGCCCAGGGCTATGTGTATCCCCACGATGTCCGCGGTGCCATCGCCGCGCAGCAGTACGCCCCGGACGCGGTCCACGGCAAGCGCTACTACGAGCCGACGCGCTATGGAGCGGAGGCGCGCTACGCGGACGTGGTGGAGAAGGTACGCGAGCGATTGCGGGGCGAACAGCAGACCGAGTGA
- a CDS encoding peptidylprolyl isomerase yields the protein MVSSDQRRRQLAREKFERQQERREQARKKARRRNTIIAAALAVVLAAGAAVYASVGLSDDGSGSDAAAAPEDVSSSAPPETGKGESAEPKMAIDQKAAYTMSLKTSQGDIKVTMDAAKTPHTVNSFKHLADKGYFDDTKCHRLTTAGILVLQCGDPEGTGSGGPGYTIPDENLTGLGKAGADGTVTYKAGTVAMANTSQPNTGGSQFFLVYKDSKLPPAYTPFGTMDAAGLEVVKAVGAAGVEGGASDGAPKKAVTLEKVTVAKG from the coding sequence GTGGTCAGCAGCGATCAGCGGCGGCGCCAGCTCGCCAGAGAGAAGTTCGAGCGGCAGCAGGAGCGCCGGGAGCAGGCCCGCAAGAAGGCCAGGCGCCGCAATACGATCATCGCGGCAGCGCTCGCCGTGGTGCTGGCTGCCGGTGCGGCGGTCTACGCCTCGGTCGGGCTGTCGGACGACGGATCCGGCAGCGACGCCGCGGCGGCTCCCGAGGACGTCAGCTCGTCCGCTCCGCCCGAGACGGGGAAGGGCGAATCGGCCGAGCCCAAGATGGCCATCGACCAGAAGGCCGCGTACACGATGTCGCTGAAGACCAGCCAGGGCGACATCAAGGTGACGATGGACGCGGCCAAGACCCCGCACACGGTCAACTCGTTCAAGCACCTCGCCGACAAGGGCTACTTCGACGACACGAAGTGCCACCGACTGACCACGGCCGGCATCCTCGTACTCCAGTGCGGCGACCCCGAGGGCACCGGCTCAGGCGGCCCCGGCTACACGATCCCGGACGAGAACCTGACCGGGCTCGGCAAGGCCGGCGCGGACGGCACGGTGACCTACAAGGCGGGCACGGTCGCCATGGCGAACACCAGCCAGCCCAACACCGGTGGCAGCCAGTTCTTCCTGGTGTACAAGGACAGCAAACTGCCGCCCGCGTACACGCCTTTCGGCACCATGGACGCGGCAGGCCTGGAAGTCGTCAAAGCCGTCGGAGCCGCGGGCGTCGAAGGCGGGGCATCGGACGGTGCGCCGAAGAAGGCCGTCACCCTGGAGAAGGTGACCGTCGCCAAGGGATGA
- a CDS encoding DUF2470 domain-containing protein, whose translation MSRPHGIPLPSAHRSSDHSNKSVTAYDDDEQGQPRPREGAQQPTKAERVRTLVEYNASVFLTLPGARDHGPGSWEPAARTVAPDGDVVLLVPWDSPTARAAAYAQDDDLTCVMEITDISPVAVRQRVRGRAWLAGWLTAARGEDRDHCIELLAERHPVGAVLESDGEQPAWIPVRLEVGEISLDDLWGAGCVDPERLAGAQPDPIARHETDLLQHLHSAHADQVRTLCTLLGGRPGTDPAELRDVAPLALDRFGLRVRLTGADGGLLDARLDFPEPVEDIAGLRQAMHTLFAAALG comes from the coding sequence ATGTCTCGACCGCATGGGATCCCCCTGCCCAGTGCGCATCGCAGTTCAGACCACTCGAACAAGTCGGTGACTGCTTACGACGACGATGAACAAGGTCAGCCGCGTCCCAGGGAAGGCGCTCAACAGCCCACCAAGGCCGAGCGCGTACGAACCCTCGTTGAATACAACGCCTCAGTATTCCTCACCCTGCCGGGTGCTCGCGACCACGGTCCCGGATCCTGGGAGCCCGCCGCCCGCACGGTGGCACCCGATGGGGATGTCGTACTCCTTGTGCCGTGGGATTCTCCCACGGCACGCGCCGCCGCCTACGCGCAGGACGACGACCTGACCTGCGTGATGGAGATCACGGACATCTCCCCGGTCGCGGTGCGCCAGCGCGTGCGGGGCCGCGCCTGGCTGGCCGGCTGGCTGACCGCCGCACGGGGCGAGGACCGGGACCACTGCATCGAGCTCCTCGCCGAGCGGCACCCCGTCGGCGCCGTGCTGGAAAGCGACGGCGAGCAGCCGGCCTGGATTCCGGTACGGCTTGAGGTCGGCGAGATCTCGCTGGACGACCTCTGGGGCGCGGGCTGCGTGGATCCCGAGCGGCTGGCGGGGGCCCAGCCCGATCCGATCGCGCGGCACGAGACGGACCTGCTCCAACATCTGCACTCCGCGCACGCCGACCAGGTGCGCACGCTGTGCACCCTGCTCGGCGGCCGACCGGGCACGGACCCCGCGGAGCTGCGTGACGTCGCCCCGCTCGCGCTGGACCGCTTCGGCCTGCGGGTGCGACTCACCGGGGCGGACGGCGGGCTCCTCGACGCGCGCCTCGACTTCCCCGAGCCGGTCGAGGACATCGCCGGGCTACGGCAGGCGATGCACACGCTGTTCGCGGCGGCGCTGGGATAG